Proteins co-encoded in one Aerococcaceae bacterium DSM 111021 genomic window:
- a CDS encoding malonate decarboxylase subunit alpha, with protein MDTKEISVKDVMQYVPDQAQIATTTYGLGGMPEELLKELGAYYKENQHPKDVTLLAVAGMSRGEGTGMDYLLEPGLLKRFIGTHMSGAPLSAKAALANQYELYMIPQGVIGKLYRDAAAKGPGVWSKVGIGTFVDPRQDGGRINDRAKAAGELVEVTEVNGEEWLYFKPLPINVTFIKATYADPKGNLAFTHEPLKLEALTLAMAAKNAGGIVIAQVEDVVATGTLPPKEVDVPGVLVDYVVKAKPEYHQQTFMTQYSPLLSNEIRTPKVKSRKLPLDNKTVIARRAVRELKPNSFINIGVGMADKVSRLINEADLLEQFTLNTDLGAIGGMTASDYNYGTNYNADAIINTLDMFDYYHGGGVDTTVLGFGQMDVNGNMNTTQIGDMLIGPGGMIDISASASKIIFIGTFTVKGETSVENGQLVINHAGVDKKFKSDLSYITFSSKEAIANGKEIIIVTDRAVFEINKDSKLVLTEIAQGLDLEKDILDWMEFEPLISDKLKKIDSSYYSKSWNLRDYIKE; from the coding sequence ATGGATACAAAAGAAATCTCAGTAAAAGATGTGATGCAATATGTTCCAGATCAGGCTCAGATTGCGACAACGACCTATGGTTTAGGAGGTATGCCAGAAGAGTTATTAAAAGAACTAGGCGCCTACTACAAAGAAAATCAACACCCAAAAGACGTTACTTTATTAGCTGTGGCAGGAATGAGTCGCGGTGAAGGAACGGGGATGGATTACTTACTTGAACCCGGTTTACTAAAACGTTTTATCGGAACTCATATGAGTGGAGCGCCCTTATCAGCAAAAGCCGCTCTCGCAAATCAGTATGAATTATATATGATTCCACAAGGAGTGATTGGTAAACTCTACCGAGATGCTGCAGCCAAAGGACCGGGTGTGTGGAGTAAAGTAGGTATTGGAACCTTTGTAGACCCTCGCCAAGATGGGGGACGCATTAATGATCGTGCAAAAGCAGCCGGAGAATTGGTAGAAGTTACGGAAGTGAATGGGGAGGAATGGTTGTATTTTAAACCTTTACCCATCAATGTGACTTTTATTAAAGCGACTTATGCAGATCCAAAAGGGAACTTAGCCTTTACTCATGAACCCTTGAAACTCGAAGCACTGACGCTTGCGATGGCAGCGAAGAACGCAGGTGGAATTGTCATTGCTCAAGTTGAGGACGTCGTAGCAACTGGAACGCTTCCACCTAAAGAAGTTGACGTACCAGGTGTACTTGTTGATTATGTTGTAAAAGCTAAACCAGAATACCATCAACAAACCTTTATGACCCAGTATAGTCCGCTCTTATCCAATGAAATTAGAACACCAAAAGTGAAGAGTCGGAAGTTACCCCTCGATAACAAAACAGTAATCGCAAGACGGGCGGTGCGAGAGTTAAAGCCAAACAGTTTTATCAATATTGGCGTTGGAATGGCAGATAAAGTGTCACGGTTAATTAATGAGGCCGATCTATTAGAACAGTTCACTCTGAACACAGACTTAGGTGCAATCGGTGGAATGACAGCCTCAGATTATAATTATGGTACGAACTATAATGCAGATGCGATTATCAATACATTAGATATGTTTGATTATTATCACGGGGGTGGCGTAGATACAACTGTGTTGGGCTTTGGTCAGATGGATGTTAATGGGAATATGAATACTACACAAATTGGAGATATGCTCATTGGTCCAGGTGGTATGATCGATATTTCAGCAAGTGCTTCAAAAATAATCTTTATTGGAACCTTTACTGTTAAAGGGGAAACTAGCGTAGAGAATGGACAACTAGTCATTAATCACGCAGGTGTCGATAAGAAGTTTAAATCAGACTTGTCATATATTACTTTCTCAAGTAAGGAAGCCATTGCTAATGGCAAAGAAATCATCATTGTGACGGACAGAGCTGTATTTGAAATTAATAAAGATTCAAAACTTGTGCTAACTGAAATTGCTCAAGGACTGGACTTAGAAAAAGATATCTTAGATTGGATGGAGTTTGAACCTCTGATTTCAGACAAACTGAAAAAGATTGACTCAAGTTACTACAGTAAATCATGGAATTTAAGAGACTATATAAAAGAATAA
- the rpsL gene encoding 30S ribosomal protein S12 has translation MPTINQLVNKPRKAKTTKSNSPALNVGYNSYKRKTTTTMSPQKRGVCTRVGTMTPKKPNSALRKYARVRLSNLMEVTAYIPGEGHNLQEHSVVLLRGGRVKDLPGVRYHIVRGALDTAGVTDRRQSRSKYGTKKPK, from the coding sequence ATGCCTACAATTAATCAATTAGTTAATAAGCCTCGTAAAGCTAAAACGACTAAATCAAACTCTCCAGCCTTAAACGTTGGATATAACAGTTATAAACGTAAAACAACAACGACTATGTCTCCACAAAAACGTGGTGTATGTACACGTGTTGGTACTATGACACCTAAGAAACCTAACTCGGCGTTACGTAAATACGCGCGTGTTCGTTTATCTAACTTAATGGAAGTTACAGCATATATTCCAGGTGAAGGACACAACTTACAAGAACATAGTGTTGTGTTATTACGTGGAGGACGTGTGAAAGACTTACCAGGGGTACGTTACCATATCGTTCGTGGAGCACTAGATACTGCTGGTGTTACAGATCGTCGTCAAAGCCGTTCTAAATACGGAACTAAAAAACCTAAATAA
- the hslO gene encoding Hsp33 family molecular chaperone HslO produces MTDKLLRALAFDGQVKVYVIDAKNTVEEARRRHDTWRTATAALGRTLIGTALLAANLKGNDQITADITGEGPIGRILATSDAKMNLRGFVNNPQVALDSNEEGKIDVKGAVGLPGFLKVSKQIENYEPYTGQVPLISGELAEDFTYYMAVSEQTPSSIGLSVLVDKGDIVAQAGGFMIQVMPGATEETISALEDKINNLGRVSDLLNSGLTVEQLLDRLVGEHNSKILDYLDVNFNCHCTKERFSDGIQLLGNDDIQELIDEDHGAEVVCHYCNETYNFSEEELNALLD; encoded by the coding sequence ATGACTGATAAATTATTACGTGCGCTTGCCTTTGATGGGCAAGTTAAAGTGTATGTGATTGATGCGAAAAATACAGTTGAAGAAGCAAGAAGACGTCACGATACTTGGCGCACTGCAACAGCTGCATTAGGGAGAACTTTAATTGGGACAGCCTTACTCGCTGCGAATTTAAAAGGGAATGACCAAATAACTGCAGATATCACAGGGGAAGGACCAATAGGTCGAATCCTAGCGACAAGTGATGCAAAAATGAACTTGAGAGGTTTTGTAAATAACCCACAAGTTGCCTTAGATTCAAATGAAGAAGGCAAAATTGATGTCAAAGGTGCCGTAGGCTTACCAGGGTTCTTAAAAGTAAGTAAACAAATTGAAAACTACGAACCTTACACAGGCCAAGTGCCATTAATCAGTGGGGAGCTTGCAGAAGACTTTACCTATTATATGGCGGTGTCAGAACAAACGCCTTCATCTATTGGACTAAGTGTTTTAGTTGATAAAGGGGATATTGTTGCACAAGCCGGCGGCTTTATGATTCAAGTCATGCCAGGGGCAACAGAAGAAACTATTTCTGCTTTAGAAGATAAAATTAATAATTTAGGTCGGGTATCTGATCTATTAAATAGCGGTCTAACTGTAGAACAATTACTAGATAGATTAGTTGGGGAACATAATTCTAAGATATTAGATTACCTAGATGTAAATTTTAATTGTCATTGTACGAAAGAACGATTCTCTGATGGGATACAACTGTTAGGAAATGATGATATTCAAGAGTTAATTGATGAAGATCATGGAGCAGAAGTTGTATGTCACTATTGTAACGAGACATACAACTTCAGTGAAGAAGAATTGAATGCATTGCTAGATTAA
- a CDS encoding nitronate monooxygenase has translation MQTRVTELLNIKYPIIQGAMQYMSLAELASAVSNAGGLGIVPAMAFPDVDALREEIRKMRSLTDKPFAFNISLVPEVVMPAVINDYIQVLIDEKVPVVETSGQRPDKFIKPLKDAGIIVIHKVTSIRHALAAQSDGADIITMVGAEGGGHPGLDQVSGQILWAKAAEELDVPVLAAGGIVDGKSMYAAMALGVDGVLMSTRFLATPEVNASDAYRQALLSVPEYGTVLTMKSLRNAMRVANNKMAQDILKAEANGATLEELMPLISGRRSYEAMQNGDIDGSQLSMGQGIGRVHEIKPVSDIFTEMLEDFDQVHTRMTQLNSN, from the coding sequence ATGCAAACAAGAGTCACTGAACTATTAAACATTAAGTACCCAATTATTCAAGGAGCCATGCAATATATGTCGCTAGCAGAGTTAGCGTCAGCAGTATCTAACGCAGGTGGATTGGGAATTGTACCAGCGATGGCTTTTCCAGATGTTGATGCCTTGCGAGAAGAGATTCGAAAAATGCGTAGCTTAACCGATAAACCTTTTGCTTTTAATATTTCTTTAGTGCCAGAAGTTGTGATGCCGGCGGTAATTAATGATTATATTCAAGTATTAATTGATGAAAAGGTACCGGTTGTTGAAACCTCAGGACAAAGACCAGACAAATTTATTAAACCACTGAAAGATGCTGGGATCATAGTCATTCATAAAGTGACGTCAATTCGACACGCTTTAGCCGCTCAATCTGACGGGGCGGATATCATAACAATGGTTGGAGCAGAAGGCGGCGGTCATCCAGGCTTAGATCAAGTTAGTGGTCAAATTCTTTGGGCAAAAGCCGCTGAAGAGTTAGATGTACCTGTTCTTGCGGCAGGTGGAATTGTTGATGGTAAAAGTATGTATGCGGCCATGGCTTTAGGGGTGGACGGTGTGTTAATGTCAACTCGATTCCTTGCGACGCCTGAAGTGAATGCATCTGATGCATATCGCCAAGCGTTATTATCCGTTCCAGAGTATGGGACAGTCTTAACAATGAAGTCACTCCGCAATGCGATGCGCGTAGCTAATAATAAGATGGCTCAAGATATTCTTAAAGCAGAAGCGAATGGAGCAACTTTAGAAGAATTGATGCCATTAATTTCAGGTAGACGCTCTTATGAAGCGATGCAAAATGGAGATATCGATGGATCACAATTAAGTATGGGACAAGGCATTGGTCGAGTACACGAGATTAAGCCGGTATCGGATATCTTCACTGAAATGCTCGAAGACTTTGATCAAGTCCACACACGAATGACACAATTAAATTCAAATTAA
- the rpsG gene encoding 30S ribosomal protein S7, whose amino-acid sequence MPRKGNVAKREVLADPIYNSKLVTRTINRIMVDGKRGKASKILYSAFDIIREETGQEPLEVFDQAIENIMPLLEVKARRVGGSNYQVPVEVRPERRYTLAIRWLTQYSRLRGEKTMETRLARELMDAANNTGASVKKREDIHKMAEANKAFAHFRW is encoded by the coding sequence ATGCCTCGTAAAGGTAATGTTGCTAAACGTGAAGTATTAGCAGATCCAATTTACAATTCAAAATTAGTTACACGTACAATTAACCGTATTATGGTTGATGGTAAACGTGGAAAAGCTTCTAAAATCTTATACTCAGCTTTCGATATTATTCGTGAAGAAACAGGTCAAGAACCGTTAGAAGTATTTGACCAAGCAATCGAAAATATTATGCCATTGTTAGAAGTTAAAGCTCGTCGTGTCGGAGGTTCTAACTATCAAGTACCAGTTGAAGTTCGTCCAGAACGTCGTTATACTTTAGCTATCCGTTGGTTAACTCAATACTCACGTTTACGTGGGGAGAAAACAATGGAAACTCGTCTTGCACGAGAATTAATGGATGCAGCTAATAATACAGGTGCTTCTGTTAAGAAACGTGAAGACATCCATAAAATGGCTGAAGCTAATAAAGCCTTCGCTCACTTCCGCTGGTAA
- a CDS encoding histidinol-phosphate aminotransferase family protein encodes MIIMNRNTSPISPIKKEYMDEVFKRTQFQEYPDTELGQLKEIYAKQNDLDPTQIELASGADEWIQKAFITLGQKGVMTITPDFFMYRDYAEQLQLPFYEVESESDYTFEIQKIIELINIEKPSLFILSNPHNPTGLMFSEEELQQVADAMENIQGYFVIDEAYIEFGESYKRPQGDHILIIRTMSKIYGLAGLRIGIIIAQGLTYDKITRINHPYPLDHVGMNLATVFLEDEAWVNEFATYQLDARDMLVKAFNQVSNVMYVNESHTNFVFTYGGKALKLGRYLEKNGYVGRFYDDENLKNTVRYSIIKHEDYSRLNELIQSWLEIEGAE; translated from the coding sequence ATGATTATTATGAATAGGAACACTAGTCCGATATCACCTATCAAAAAAGAATATATGGATGAAGTTTTTAAAAGAACACAATTTCAAGAGTATCCAGATACTGAATTAGGACAATTAAAAGAAATATATGCCAAACAAAATGATTTAGATCCAACTCAAATTGAATTAGCAAGTGGTGCAGATGAGTGGATTCAAAAAGCTTTTATTACATTAGGACAAAAGGGTGTTATGACAATTACACCCGATTTCTTTATGTATAGAGACTACGCTGAACAATTACAATTACCTTTTTATGAAGTGGAAAGTGAAAGTGACTATACGTTTGAAATTCAAAAAATAATTGAATTGATAAATATTGAAAAACCATCGTTATTTATACTTTCTAATCCACATAATCCAACAGGTTTGATGTTTAGTGAAGAAGAGCTACAACAAGTTGCAGATGCTATGGAAAATATTCAAGGATATTTTGTTATAGATGAAGCATACATTGAATTTGGTGAATCCTATAAACGACCTCAAGGTGACCATATTTTAATTATTCGTACAATGAGCAAAATTTATGGATTAGCAGGTTTAAGAATTGGAATCATTATAGCTCAAGGCTTAACATACGATAAAATAACTCGAATAAATCATCCATATCCATTGGATCATGTAGGTATGAATCTAGCGACAGTATTTTTAGAAGATGAAGCTTGGGTAAATGAATTTGCAACTTATCAGTTAGATGCTCGAGATATGTTAGTTAAAGCTTTTAATCAAGTAAGTAATGTGATGTATGTAAATGAAAGTCATACGAATTTTGTGTTTACGTATGGAGGTAAAGCATTGAAATTAGGTCGATATTTAGAGAAAAATGGATATGTTGGTCGCTTCTACGATGATGAAAACTTAAAGAATACAGTTCGATATTCTATAATCAAACACGAAGATTATTCCCGGTTAAATGAACTCATTCAATCATGGTTAGAGATAGAAGGAGCAGAATAA
- the lysS gene encoding lysine--tRNA ligase: protein MSDNQEQTHEELNDQLVVRREKMTSMSESDSVNPFDAGFERTHYSTAIVSEFDHLEKEELAEAENINVKVAGRMVSKRGKGKAGFAHIQDMKGRIQLYVRKDMIGEESYEWYKQADLGDIVGVEGYLFKTNTGELSVRATSFTPLTKALRPLPDKYHGLSNVEQRYRQRYLDLISNDESRERFVNRSQIISEIRRYLDDHGYMEVETPVLHNLAGGANARPFITHHNALDMELYLRIALELHLKRLVVGGFERVYEIGRVFRNEGVDTTHNPEFTMLEVYTAYSIYTDVMDLTESLIKHVANKVLGSGIVEYNGQTIDLETNWRRVHMVDIIKDTTDVDFWQEMTYEEAKALAKEHHVTVNDHDTTIGHIINNFFEDKCEDTIVQPTFVYGHPVEISPLARKNQEDPRFTDRFELFIAGHEYGNAFTELTDPIDQRERFEAQMDEKDQGNDEAHPVDEDFLESLEYGMPPTGGLGIGIDRLVMLLTNAQSIRDVLLFPTLRNN, encoded by the coding sequence GTGAGTGATAATCAAGAACAAACACATGAAGAACTAAATGACCAATTGGTAGTTCGTCGTGAGAAAATGACATCGATGTCAGAATCAGATAGTGTAAATCCATTTGATGCGGGATTTGAAAGAACACACTATTCAACAGCTATCGTAAGTGAATTCGATCATCTTGAAAAAGAAGAATTAGCAGAAGCTGAAAATATTAACGTTAAAGTAGCAGGTCGTATGGTTTCAAAACGTGGTAAAGGTAAGGCTGGATTTGCACATATCCAAGATATGAAAGGTCGTATTCAACTTTATGTACGTAAAGATATGATTGGTGAAGAGAGCTATGAATGGTACAAACAAGCCGATTTAGGTGATATTGTTGGTGTTGAAGGATATTTATTCAAAACAAATACAGGTGAATTGTCAGTCCGTGCAACATCATTCACACCTTTAACAAAAGCTTTACGCCCGTTACCAGATAAATATCATGGATTATCAAACGTTGAGCAACGTTACCGTCAACGTTACTTAGATTTAATTAGTAATGATGAGAGCCGTGAGCGTTTTGTTAATCGTTCACAGATTATATCTGAAATCCGTCGCTACTTAGATGATCATGGATATATGGAAGTAGAGACACCTGTTTTACATAATTTAGCGGGTGGAGCGAACGCTAGACCATTTATTACACACCATAATGCATTAGATATGGAACTTTACTTACGTATCGCTTTAGAGTTACATCTAAAACGTCTTGTAGTAGGTGGATTTGAACGTGTATACGAAATTGGGCGTGTATTCCGTAATGAAGGTGTTGATACAACACATAACCCGGAATTTACTATGTTAGAAGTGTATACAGCTTATAGTATCTATACAGACGTAATGGACTTAACAGAGTCATTAATTAAACATGTTGCTAATAAAGTATTAGGTTCAGGTATTGTTGAGTATAATGGCCAAACAATTGACTTAGAGACTAATTGGCGTCGTGTACATATGGTAGATATCATTAAAGACACAACAGATGTAGACTTCTGGCAAGAAATGACATACGAAGAAGCGAAAGCACTAGCTAAAGAACATCACGTAACAGTTAATGATCATGACACAACTATTGGTCACATTATTAATAATTTCTTTGAAGATAAGTGTGAGGATACAATAGTTCAACCAACATTTGTTTACGGCCACCCAGTTGAAATTTCGCCATTAGCACGTAAAAATCAAGAAGATCCAAGATTTACAGATCGATTCGAACTCTTTATTGCTGGACATGAATATGGGAATGCCTTTACAGAGTTAACAGATCCAATCGATCAACGTGAGCGGTTTGAAGCTCAGATGGATGAGAAAGATCAAGGAAACGACGAAGCGCATCCAGTTGATGAGGATTTCTTAGAGTCATTAGAATATGGTATGCCACCAACTGGTGGATTAGGAATCGGAATTGACCGTTTAGTTATGTTATTAACGAATGCACAATCAATCCGTGATGTATTATTATTCCCAACATTACGTAACAACTAG
- the tuf gene encoding elongation factor Tu: protein MGKEKFERTKPHVNIGTLGHVDHGKTTTSAAIATVLAKNGFGEAQDYASIDNAPEEKERGITINTSHIEYETANRHYAHIDAPGHADYVKNMITGAAQMDGAILVVSAADGPMPQTREHILLSRQVGVPHFVVYLNKADMVDDEELLELVELEVRDLLSEYDYPGDDVPVIVGSSLKALEGDADYEAKILELMEAVDTFIPEPEREIDKPFMMPVEDVFSITGRGTVATGRVERGQVTVGDEIEIVGIKDTQKSIVTGVEMFRKMLDYAEAGDNIGALLRGVTRDDIERGQILAKPGSITPHTTFSAEIYVLSKEEGGRHTPFFDNYRPQFYFTTTDVTGIINLPEGTEMVMPGDNVTITVELIHPIAMEEGTRFSIREGGRTVGAGTVISINK from the coding sequence ATGGGAAAAGAAAAATTTGAACGTACGAAACCCCATGTTAATATTGGGACTTTAGGACACGTTGACCACGGTAAAACAACTACATCTGCTGCAATCGCAACAGTTTTAGCTAAAAATGGTTTCGGTGAAGCACAAGATTATGCTTCAATCGATAACGCACCTGAAGAAAAAGAACGTGGAATCACAATCAATACTTCACATATTGAGTATGAAACTGCTAACCGTCACTACGCACATATCGATGCGCCAGGACATGCGGACTACGTTAAAAACATGATCACTGGAGCTGCTCAAATGGATGGTGCTATCTTAGTAGTATCTGCAGCTGATGGTCCAATGCCACAAACTCGTGAGCATATCTTATTATCACGTCAAGTTGGTGTACCACATTTCGTAGTATACTTAAACAAAGCTGATATGGTTGATGATGAAGAGTTATTAGAACTTGTTGAATTAGAAGTTCGTGACTTATTATCAGAATACGATTACCCAGGGGACGATGTTCCTGTAATCGTTGGTTCTTCATTAAAAGCTTTAGAAGGCGACGCTGATTACGAAGCTAAAATCTTAGAATTAATGGAAGCTGTAGATACATTCATTCCAGAACCAGAACGTGAAATCGACAAACCATTCATGATGCCAGTTGAGGACGTATTCTCAATTACTGGTCGTGGTACTGTTGCAACAGGACGTGTTGAACGTGGACAAGTTACAGTTGGAGACGAAATTGAAATTGTTGGTATCAAAGATACTCAAAAATCAATCGTAACTGGTGTTGAAATGTTCCGTAAAATGTTAGACTATGCTGAAGCAGGGGACAACATTGGTGCTTTATTACGTGGTGTTACACGTGATGACATCGAACGTGGACAAATCTTAGCTAAACCTGGATCAATTACGCCACATACTACTTTCTCGGCTGAGATCTATGTATTATCTAAAGAAGAGGGTGGACGTCATACTCCATTCTTCGATAACTACCGCCCACAATTCTACTTTACAACAACTGATGTTACAGGAATCATCAACTTACCAGAAGGAACTGAAATGGTAATGCCTGGAGATAACGTAACAATCACTGTAGAATTAATTCACCCAATCGCTATGGAAGAGGGAACTCGTTTCTCTATCCGTGAAGGTGGACGTACTGTTGGTGCTGGAACTGTTATTTCAATTAACAAATAA
- the fusA gene encoding elongation factor G — MAKREFSLDKTRNIGIMAHIDAGKTTTTERILYYTGRIHKIGETHDGGSQMDWMEQEQERGITITSAATTAQWNDHRVNIIDTPGHVDFTVEVERSLRVLDGAVTVLDAQSGVEPQTETVWRQATTYGVPRIVYINKMDKLGADFLNATETLHARLEANAHPVQLPIGAEDNFNGIIDLIEMKAFHYHDDLGENVEEIEIPEDMKDLANTWRTNLIEAVADLDENIMMSYLEGEEIDVDTLKAAIRKATVAVEFYPVYVGSSFKNKGVQLLLNGVIDFLPSPLEVPPIIGTIPGTDDTLEHHADDSEDFAALAFKVMTDPFVGRLTFFRVYSGTLAAGSYVLNATKDNRERVGRILQMHANSREEIPEVFSGDIAAAVGLKNTTTGDTLCAENAPVILESMDFPEPVINVAIEPDSKADQDKMSTALAKLAEEDPTFRATTDHETGQTIIAGMGELHLDIIVDRLKREFKVSATVGAPQVSYRETFRASTKAEGKFVRQSGGKGQFGHVWIEFSPNEEGGGYEFEDAIVGGTVPREFIPAVDAGLKDAMENGVLAGFQLIDVKAKLYDGSYHDVDSSETAFKVAASLALREAAKKADPAILEPMMLVEVTVPEEYLGDVMGHVSSRRGHIDGTTARGNAQIVRGFIPLSEMFGYATTLRSATQGRGTFTMQFDHYEAVPKSIQQEIIEKHSGR; from the coding sequence ATGGCAAAGAGAGAATTTTCTCTTGATAAAACGCGTAACATCGGTATTATGGCCCATATTGATGCTGGTAAGACAACTACTACAGAGCGTATTCTTTACTATACAGGACGTATTCACAAAATCGGTGAAACTCACGATGGTGGATCACAAATGGACTGGATGGAACAAGAACAAGAGCGTGGAATTACAATTACATCTGCTGCAACTACTGCACAATGGAATGACCACCGCGTAAACATTATTGATACTCCAGGTCACGTGGACTTTACTGTAGAAGTAGAGCGTTCATTACGTGTACTTGATGGTGCAGTAACTGTACTTGATGCTCAATCAGGTGTTGAACCTCAAACTGAAACAGTTTGGCGTCAAGCTACTACATACGGTGTTCCTCGTATTGTATATATCAATAAGATGGATAAACTAGGTGCAGACTTCTTAAACGCGACTGAAACTCTTCATGCTCGTTTAGAAGCTAATGCTCACCCAGTTCAATTACCAATTGGTGCCGAAGATAACTTCAACGGAATCATTGACTTAATTGAAATGAAAGCATTCCACTATCATGATGACTTAGGGGAAAACGTTGAAGAAATCGAAATCCCAGAAGACATGAAAGACTTAGCTAACACATGGCGTACTAACTTAATTGAAGCTGTTGCTGACTTAGACGAAAACATTATGATGTCTTACCTTGAAGGTGAAGAAATCGATGTTGATACTCTTAAAGCGGCAATCCGTAAAGCAACAGTTGCGGTTGAGTTCTACCCTGTATATGTTGGTTCTTCATTCAAGAACAAAGGTGTTCAATTATTACTAAACGGTGTTATTGATTTCTTACCATCACCTTTAGAAGTACCACCAATTATTGGTACTATCCCTGGAACGGATGACACTCTAGAACATCACGCGGATGACTCTGAAGACTTTGCTGCATTAGCATTTAAAGTTATGACAGATCCATTCGTTGGTCGTTTAACATTCTTCCGTGTATATTCAGGAACTTTAGCAGCAGGTTCTTATGTATTGAATGCTACTAAAGATAACCGTGAGCGTGTAGGACGTATCTTACAAATGCACGCGAATTCACGTGAAGAAATCCCAGAAGTATTCTCAGGAGATATCGCTGCTGCGGTAGGTCTTAAGAATACAACTACTGGTGATACTTTATGTGCTGAGAACGCTCCAGTGATCCTTGAATCTATGGACTTCCCAGAGCCAGTTATTAACGTTGCGATTGAACCAGATTCAAAAGCAGACCAAGACAAAATGTCTACAGCCTTAGCTAAACTAGCTGAAGAAGATCCAACTTTCCGTGCGACAACTGACCACGAAACTGGACAAACTATCATCGCTGGTATGGGTGAGTTACACTTAGACATCATTGTTGACCGTCTAAAACGTGAATTCAAAGTTTCAGCTACTGTTGGTGCTCCACAAGTTTCATACCGTGAGACTTTCCGTGCTTCAACTAAAGCTGAAGGTAAATTCGTTCGTCAATCGGGTGGTAAAGGTCAATTCGGACATGTTTGGATTGAATTCTCACCTAATGAAGAAGGTGGCGGATATGAATTCGAAGATGCAATCGTTGGTGGTACAGTTCCTCGTGAATTCATCCCAGCAGTAGATGCAGGACTTAAAGATGCAATGGAAAACGGTGTATTAGCTGGATTCCAATTAATCGATGTTAAAGCTAAGCTTTACGATGGTTCATACCATGATGTCGATTCATCTGAGACTGCCTTTAAAGTTGCAGCTTCATTAGCATTACGTGAAGCAGCTAAGAAAGCTGATCCAGCAATCTTAGAGCCAATGATGTTAGTAGAAGTTACAGTTCCTGAAGAGTACTTAGGAGATGTAATGGGACACGTGAGCTCTAGACGTGGACACATCGATGGTACAACTGCTCGTGGTAACGCGCAAATTGTTAGAGGATTCATTCCTTTATCTGAAATGTTCGGATATGCGACAACTTTACGTTCAGCTACTCAAGGTCGTGGTACATTTACTATGCAATTCGACCACTATGAAGCTGTTCCAAAATCAATTCAACAAGAAATTATCGAAAAACATAGCGGTAGATAA
- a CDS encoding N-acetyltransferase: protein MEFKREGNAIVYRDESNKMLAEITFPPSSSNDQVVIADHTYTDPSLRGQGIAGKLVDELVSTMDKEGKKIKATCPYVVRKFRDEPEKYDFINADK from the coding sequence ATGGAGTTTAAACGTGAAGGTAACGCAATTGTTTATCGCGATGAATCAAATAAGATGCTGGCAGAAATTACATTTCCACCTAGTTCATCAAACGATCAAGTGGTAATCGCTGACCATACATATACTGACCCATCTCTAAGAGGGCAAGGTATTGCAGGTAAACTAGTAGATGAATTAGTTTCTACAATGGACAAAGAAGGTAAGAAAATTAAAGCGACTTGTCCCTATGTTGTAAGAAAGTTTCGAGATGAACCAGAAAAATATGATTTCATCAATGCTGATAAATAA